One Verrucomicrobiia bacterium genomic region harbors:
- a CDS encoding aspartate kinase, with amino-acid sequence MSLMVQKYGGTSVGTPERINNVANRIARWRAEGHQIVAVVSAMSGVTDNLIKLAKEVAPDPSDREMDVLLATGEQVTIALLAMALHHANVPAISFTGAQAGIQTDGVHTKARISKITPQKVHEALDAGKVVIVAGFQGQNPEGSVTTLGRGGSDLSAIAMAAAVKADLCQIYTDVDGVYTTDPRIVPSAKKISELSYDEMLEMASLGSKVMQARSVEFAKKFGVVFEVRSSLNDNPGTIVKEETQSMEQVVVRGVSLEKNQAKVTISGVPDKPGIAMKIFNALATTHINVDMIVQNVSDAGVTDISFTLSKDELSQARRAVEPIVKEIGASGFKAQEGIAKISVVGIGMRSHGGVAAAMFEALSQAGVNIQMISTSEIKISVTVDEATAAKGVQAVHEKFNLSADLA; translated from the coding sequence ATGAGCTTAATGGTTCAAAAATATGGTGGCACTTCAGTAGGCACTCCAGAGCGCATTAATAATGTGGCCAATCGCATTGCGCGTTGGCGTGCGGAAGGTCATCAAATTGTCGCTGTGGTCTCCGCGATGTCAGGTGTGACGGATAATTTAATTAAATTAGCTAAAGAAGTTGCGCCAGATCCAAGCGATCGTGAAATGGACGTTTTGCTAGCAACCGGTGAACAAGTGACGATTGCGCTTTTAGCGATGGCGTTGCACCATGCTAATGTGCCAGCGATTTCTTTTACCGGTGCGCAAGCAGGCATTCAAACTGATGGAGTGCATACCAAAGCGCGCATTAGCAAAATTACGCCGCAAAAAGTTCATGAAGCGCTGGATGCGGGCAAAGTCGTGATTGTGGCAGGGTTTCAAGGGCAAAATCCCGAAGGCAGTGTGACGACGTTGGGGCGTGGAGGCTCTGATTTAAGCGCGATTGCTATGGCAGCGGCGGTGAAAGCGGATTTATGCCAAATTTATACGGATGTGGATGGTGTTTATACGACTGACCCTCGCATCGTTCCCAGCGCCAAAAAAATTTCTGAACTTAGCTATGACGAGATGTTGGAAATGGCCAGTTTGGGATCAAAAGTGATGCAAGCGCGATCTGTAGAATTTGCTAAAAAATTTGGAGTCGTTTTTGAAGTGCGTTCGAGTTTAAATGATAACCCAGGAACTATTGTGAAAGAAGAAACCCAAAGTATGGAACAAGTGGTGGTGCGAGGTGTGAGCTTGGAAAAAAATCAGGCGAAAGTCACCATCAGCGGCGTGCCGGATAAGCCAGGCATTGCTATGAAAATTTTTAATGCATTAGCGACCACACATATCAATGTGGATATGATTGTGCAAAATGTGAGTGATGCGGGAGTAACCGATATTTCGTTTACTCTCAGTAAGGATGAACTTTCTCAAGCGCGTCGTGCTGTGGAACCGATTGTGAAAGAGATTGGAGCTTCTGGATTTAAAGCACAAGAAGGCATCGCAAAAATTTCGGTTGTAGGCATTGGCATGCGTTCTCACGGCGGTGTGGCTGCAGCGATGTTTGAAGCGTTATCTCAAGCGGGTGTTAATATTCAGATGATTTCCACTTCCGAAATTAAAATTTCTGTGACAGTCGATGAAGCCACAGCAGCCAAAGGGGTTCAAGCTGTGCACGAGAAATTTAATCTTTCGGCTGATTTGGCCTAG
- a CDS encoding GreA/GreB family elongation factor: MERLIPLIEAEKLSTQDAEKLVFLSPDAFCFHRSWGYGQVKNWDLVSEQLVVDFETKSGHFMKFEFAAQSLSSLASDHIYVLKKKELERVQTLAKEKPLELMAMIIESLGSSATSSEIEKMLVPDVISKDKWKKWWEGARRAMKKDGQFVVPLSKTSPLKVTEVPKSKTLTLDETLELKGILPQLEAAEAWLKRGKEAAKENGTQLEAFIRQIEASLKRAPASQKTQALKLALVRDELAKLVNVKSDSDVATIGLIHELERDLGTILVSFPPDRQKAVLCTIKEAEPYTWPAAILKLLSVASARLVGVIRDFFREENQAEVFLEGLKRAAREQSIASEVLVWVLKNRKGELGVLIEPRLFNTLIAAVERDQIGEKKSIKLRDLILSDKLLLTDLVKEADLDAVRDITRGLLLTAVFDEMDKRSLLARLIKLYPEMQELVNASSSKGRSSQTKKEMQKTSSESEALIVSWESLEKRKQELDELINKKIPANTQEIAVARSYGDLRENSEFKFAKEQQRVLSHRRAELEHDILRAKGTDFRGVDAKKVGIGTVVAVSGENGEEIYKILGAWDGDPERKIVSYLTPFAKALQGKSVGEQVALPDVEGKSRTVTIRRIEPFVKD, from the coding sequence ATGGAACGTCTTATTCCTTTAATTGAAGCGGAAAAACTTTCAACGCAAGATGCGGAAAAACTAGTTTTTTTGTCACCGGATGCTTTTTGTTTTCATCGGAGTTGGGGTTATGGTCAGGTTAAAAACTGGGACCTCGTAAGTGAACAACTTGTGGTGGATTTTGAAACCAAATCGGGCCATTTCATGAAATTTGAGTTTGCGGCTCAATCGCTTTCCTCGCTGGCTTCTGATCATATTTATGTCTTGAAGAAAAAAGAATTGGAACGTGTGCAAACTTTGGCCAAGGAAAAACCTTTGGAATTGATGGCGATGATCATTGAAAGTTTGGGGTCTAGCGCAACCTCTAGCGAAATTGAAAAGATGTTGGTTCCTGATGTGATTTCGAAGGATAAATGGAAAAAATGGTGGGAGGGTGCGCGTCGTGCAATGAAGAAAGATGGTCAATTTGTGGTGCCTTTATCCAAAACTTCGCCATTAAAAGTGACTGAAGTGCCGAAATCGAAGACTTTAACATTGGATGAAACATTAGAATTAAAAGGCATTTTGCCACAATTGGAAGCAGCAGAAGCTTGGTTGAAACGAGGGAAGGAGGCAGCAAAGGAAAATGGCACTCAACTGGAAGCGTTCATTCGCCAAATCGAAGCTTCTTTAAAACGAGCGCCTGCTTCGCAAAAAACTCAGGCATTAAAATTAGCTTTGGTGCGCGATGAGTTGGCTAAATTAGTGAATGTGAAGTCAGACTCTGACGTTGCTACAATTGGCTTAATTCATGAGTTGGAGCGGGATTTGGGAACGATCTTAGTGAGTTTTCCGCCTGATCGTCAAAAGGCCGTTTTGTGCACGATTAAAGAGGCGGAACCTTACACTTGGCCAGCGGCTATTTTGAAGTTGTTGAGTGTGGCTTCAGCGCGCTTGGTGGGTGTGATAAGAGACTTTTTTCGAGAAGAAAATCAGGCAGAGGTTTTTTTGGAGGGACTCAAACGGGCCGCTCGCGAGCAGTCGATTGCCTCGGAAGTTTTAGTTTGGGTGCTGAAAAATCGTAAAGGTGAATTGGGTGTGTTAATTGAACCGCGTTTATTTAACACGCTGATTGCCGCAGTGGAACGAGATCAGATCGGTGAAAAAAAATCCATCAAACTTCGCGATCTTATTTTGTCGGATAAATTGCTTTTAACTGATTTGGTGAAGGAGGCTGATTTGGATGCGGTGCGTGATATCACACGGGGTTTATTGTTGACTGCAGTGTTTGATGAGATGGATAAGCGGTCATTGCTTGCGCGTTTGATTAAGCTTTATCCGGAAATGCAGGAGTTGGTGAACGCGTCTTCTAGCAAGGGTCGTTCCAGCCAAACTAAGAAAGAAATGCAAAAAACTTCTTCAGAAAGTGAAGCTTTGATCGTTTCCTGGGAAAGTTTAGAAAAAAGAAAACAAGAATTAGATGAGTTGATTAACAAAAAAATTCCTGCCAACACCCAAGAAATTGCCGTTGCGCGTTCTTATGGCGATTTGCGAGAAAATAGTGAGTTTAAATTTGCCAAAGAACAGCAGCGCGTGTTAAGCCATCGTCGCGCGGAGTTGGAGCACGATATTTTACGAGCCAAAGGCACCGATTTTCGGGGTGTGGATGCTAAGAAAGTTGGGATTGGAACGGTGGTGGCAGTTAGCGGCGAAAATGGCGAAGAGATTTATAAAATTTTAGGTGCTTGGGATGGTGATCCTGAGAGAAAAATAGTTTCTTACCTGACTCCTTTCGCCAAAGCATTGCAGGGAAAATCTGTGGGTGAGCAAGTTGCGTTGCCCGATGTGGAGGGTAAAAGCCGAACTGTTACCATTCGTCGCATTGAACCTTTTGTAAAAGATTAA
- the eno gene encoding phosphopyruvate hydratase encodes MKLSEITEIRAREIIDSRGNPTVEVEVELAEGTVGRAAVPSGASTGEHEAWELRDKDKNRYQGKGVLNAVKNIRAIIAKRLLGFDALEQVGLDQALIALDGTKNKSRLGANALLGVSLANAKAAAKSLGLPLFRYLGGTNAKVLPVPLANIMNGGAHSDAPIDFQEFMIVPSGANTFREGLRMGVQVFHALKTVLHDRGLSTAVGDEGGFAPTLKSTEDALEVIVLAIKKAGYQAGKEIFLALDVASSEFYDAKSKNYIFKKSDGRKLSGPELIAFYQKLQRKYPIISIEDGCAENDWTNWKKLTEAMGKTTQLVGDDLFVTNVDFLRRGIEQGVGNSILIKVNQIGTLTETLDAIELAKRSGYTAVISHRSGETEDTTIADIAVATNAGQIKTGSFSRSDRLAKYNQLLRIEEALGDHAIYGCGMK; translated from the coding sequence ATGAAGTTAAGTGAGATAACAGAAATTCGAGCGCGAGAAATTATTGATTCACGGGGAAATCCCACCGTAGAAGTGGAAGTGGAATTGGCTGAGGGGACGGTTGGGCGAGCGGCAGTGCCTTCGGGGGCGAGCACAGGTGAACACGAGGCTTGGGAATTGCGCGATAAGGATAAAAATCGTTATCAAGGTAAAGGTGTTTTAAATGCGGTAAAAAATATTCGCGCGATTATTGCAAAACGTTTGCTTGGTTTCGATGCGTTGGAGCAAGTAGGTTTGGATCAAGCCTTGATTGCTTTGGATGGAACAAAGAATAAAAGTCGTTTGGGAGCGAACGCGTTGTTAGGAGTTTCTTTAGCCAATGCGAAAGCTGCAGCGAAATCGCTAGGACTTCCTTTATTTCGTTATTTGGGTGGAACGAATGCCAAAGTTTTACCCGTGCCCTTAGCTAATATTATGAATGGTGGCGCGCATTCTGATGCGCCTATTGATTTTCAAGAATTCATGATTGTGCCGAGTGGCGCGAATACTTTCCGAGAAGGATTGCGCATGGGTGTTCAAGTGTTCCATGCTTTAAAAACGGTTTTGCACGATCGCGGATTAAGCACGGCTGTGGGAGATGAAGGCGGTTTTGCGCCTACCCTAAAATCTACGGAAGACGCTTTAGAAGTGATCGTTCTGGCGATTAAAAAAGCGGGTTATCAAGCTGGAAAAGAAATCTTTTTGGCCTTGGACGTTGCTTCAAGTGAATTTTACGATGCCAAAAGTAAAAATTATATTTTTAAAAAATCGGATGGTCGAAAATTATCAGGCCCGGAATTGATTGCGTTTTATCAAAAATTGCAGAGAAAATATCCTATTATTAGCATTGAAGACGGTTGTGCTGAAAATGATTGGACCAACTGGAAAAAATTGACTGAAGCGATGGGAAAAACGACTCAATTGGTGGGTGATGATTTGTTTGTGACGAATGTGGATTTTTTGAGACGAGGTATTGAGCAGGGTGTGGGTAATTCCATTTTAATTAAAGTTAATCAAATCGGCACGTTGACGGAAACTTTGGATGCGATTGAATTAGCGAAACGCAGTGGTTATACTGCGGTGATTAGTCATCGTTCCGGAGAAACAGAAGACACTACGATTGCTGATATCGCTGTGGCGACGAATGCGGGTCAAATTAAAACGGGATCTTTTTCTCGGTCGGATCGTCTGGCGAAATATAATCAACTTTTGCGCATTGAAGAAGCGTTGGGCGATCATGCTATTTATGGATGTGGCATGAAATAA
- a CDS encoding tetratricopeptide repeat protein, whose translation MDRFLQSAFFILFSILISLGESTCLHAEDSTQTEVRQLSQERVSLLKTNLTLKGAPQYFQSLYELGGVYWKHALKLRNDVMLMQEAQKKWQALLEIKEANLEWKNRAHFALAESYFFQTNFSLAMEHYHAVRPRFEVVTALKKEIASLEENKSRAQEKEILKNLLQQTQSGTDLKIESQIRTVACLNNLKSYGKARQLVEECLPLANEKQKENLIYQKVLSELLEGKSEAEEGLKSFEAHYGFNASTEEGYWIWIQKLLAKKDQEKAIFYLKRLMDQSPQGRFAKEGQALLDKLNKEKATHANSSELSWSEILALAKSLRDKDAERARKECDRIIAAPLQEVALKVEAMWLAGEILRDQREYDKAAGYFEMIDVFFGESAKEKSMLGLWEAGKCYEKAGMKQEKKRVYENLLERYPENPFRKQIELSLKELS comes from the coding sequence ATGGATCGCTTCCTGCAATCTGCTTTTTTTATTTTATTTTCCATTTTGATTTCATTAGGTGAATCGACGTGTCTTCATGCGGAAGATTCTACTCAAACTGAGGTGCGACAACTGAGTCAAGAAAGAGTGAGTTTGCTCAAGACTAATTTGACACTAAAAGGCGCGCCGCAATATTTTCAATCGCTTTATGAATTGGGCGGAGTGTATTGGAAGCATGCGCTCAAGTTAAGAAATGATGTTATGCTAATGCAAGAGGCACAAAAAAAATGGCAAGCGCTATTGGAAATAAAAGAAGCGAATTTAGAATGGAAAAATCGCGCGCATTTTGCGCTGGCAGAATCTTATTTTTTTCAGACTAATTTTTCTTTGGCTATGGAACATTATCATGCTGTGCGGCCTCGTTTTGAAGTGGTTACTGCTTTAAAAAAAGAGATCGCGTCATTAGAAGAAAATAAGAGTCGTGCGCAAGAAAAAGAAATTTTAAAAAATTTGTTGCAACAAACTCAATCTGGAACTGATTTAAAAATAGAATCACAAATTCGAACAGTAGCATGTCTGAATAACTTAAAGAGCTATGGCAAGGCGAGGCAATTGGTTGAGGAATGCTTGCCATTGGCTAACGAAAAACAAAAAGAAAATTTAATTTATCAAAAAGTTTTATCTGAATTATTAGAGGGAAAATCGGAAGCTGAAGAGGGTTTAAAATCATTTGAAGCACATTATGGTTTTAATGCATCGACTGAGGAAGGCTATTGGATTTGGATTCAAAAATTACTAGCAAAAAAAGATCAAGAAAAAGCTATTTTTTATTTAAAAAGATTAATGGATCAATCTCCCCAAGGACGTTTTGCTAAAGAAGGGCAAGCTTTGTTAGACAAGCTAAATAAAGAAAAAGCAACTCATGCAAATTCTTCTGAGCTTTCTTGGAGTGAGATATTGGCCTTAGCGAAATCGCTTCGTGACAAAGACGCGGAGCGAGCGCGAAAGGAGTGTGATCGCATTATTGCAGCGCCTTTGCAAGAAGTTGCTTTAAAAGTAGAGGCGATGTGGTTGGCAGGTGAAATTTTACGAGATCAAAGAGAGTATGATAAAGCAGCGGGTTATTTTGAAATGATTGATGTTTTTTTCGGGGAGTCTGCTAAAGAAAAGTCGATGTTAGGATTGTGGGAAGCAGGAAAATGTTATGAAAAGGCAGGTATGAAACAGGAAAAAAAGCGGGTTTACGAAAATTTGCTTGAGCGTTATCCAGAAAATCCTTTTCGTAAACAAATCGAACTTTCGCTAAAAGAGTTGTCATGA
- the nth gene encoding endonuclease III, translating to MKAVCVSDVLKQLEKTYPNAHCELKHRNAFQLLIATILSAQCTDVRVNLVTPGLFRQFPNPKSFSQAPLEKIEEAIRSTGFYRAKAKNIQACCRILVEKYGGKVPKTMEDLRALPGVGRKTANVVLGNAFGIEEGIVVDTHVSRLSQRLGLTRQKTPEKIELDLIKKIPRSSWTQFSHWLIWHGRRRCYARKPDCLHCELASLCPSFLRC from the coding sequence ATGAAAGCGGTGTGTGTCTCGGATGTGTTAAAGCAGTTGGAAAAAACTTATCCCAACGCTCATTGCGAACTCAAACATCGTAATGCGTTTCAATTGTTAATAGCCACCATTCTTTCTGCGCAATGCACCGATGTGCGTGTTAACCTTGTCACGCCAGGCTTATTTCGACAATTTCCGAATCCTAAAAGTTTTTCGCAAGCGCCCTTGGAAAAAATTGAAGAAGCCATTCGCTCAACCGGTTTTTATCGCGCAAAAGCAAAAAATATCCAAGCCTGTTGTCGTATTTTAGTGGAAAAATATGGTGGCAAAGTTCCTAAGACTATGGAGGATCTGAGAGCTTTGCCAGGTGTGGGGCGCAAGACAGCGAATGTTGTTTTGGGTAATGCGTTTGGGATTGAAGAAGGGATTGTCGTTGACACGCATGTCAGTCGTTTGTCTCAGCGTTTGGGGTTAACAAGACAAAAAACGCCGGAAAAAATTGAATTGGATTTAATAAAAAAAATTCCTCGCTCGTCATGGACACAGTTCTCACACTGGCTGATTTGGCATGGGCGCCGTCGCTGTTACGCTCGCAAACCGGACTGTTTGCATTGCGAATTAGCTTCCCTTTGTCCCAGTTTTTTACGATGCTAG
- a CDS encoding LysR family transcriptional regulator has protein sequence MQLGCFKVFRDLVDVQSFSKAGDLNKVSQSAVSQQVKTLETQFGMPLLERHGKKFSLTSEGEIIYEASRELTQIYEKLQHRFQELNNIMTGTIRVVTVYSIGLHELPVYLKTFLKNYPSVNIHLEYRRSNQVYEDILHGIADIGLVAFPVTRKNIKIEPFRKDNLVAICKPTHPLASQTHATLPDLAPHKFIAFEPDIPTRQAIDKMFHDIGFEIKPIMEFDNIETVKRAVEIDAGIAIVPRATVIQEANNGFLKILELTGGDYSRPLGILYQQNRIFSPAQKKFLEILKTDPKKFFFH, from the coding sequence ATGCAGCTCGGATGTTTCAAGGTCTTTAGAGATCTTGTTGATGTTCAAAGCTTTAGTAAGGCAGGCGATCTCAACAAGGTTTCTCAATCTGCTGTCTCACAACAGGTAAAAACTTTGGAAACACAATTCGGCATGCCCCTTCTTGAAAGGCATGGTAAAAAATTTTCCCTCACTAGTGAAGGAGAAATCATATATGAAGCTAGTCGCGAATTAACCCAAATTTACGAAAAATTACAACATCGCTTTCAAGAACTTAACAATATTATGACTGGCACCATTCGAGTTGTCACGGTCTACAGTATCGGTCTTCACGAACTTCCTGTTTACCTCAAAACTTTTTTAAAGAATTACCCGTCCGTTAATATTCATCTCGAATACCGACGCAGTAATCAAGTTTACGAAGATATTTTACACGGCATCGCAGATATCGGACTCGTCGCCTTTCCTGTAACAAGAAAAAATATCAAAATAGAACCTTTTCGCAAAGACAACCTGGTCGCCATTTGCAAACCCACCCATCCTTTAGCGTCACAAACCCACGCTACCCTACCCGATCTCGCTCCTCACAAATTCATCGCCTTCGAGCCAGACATTCCTACGCGTCAAGCCATTGATAAAATGTTTCATGACATAGGCTTTGAAATAAAACCCATTATGGAATTTGACAACATAGAAACCGTGAAACGCGCTGTTGAAATCGATGCCGGCATTGCTATCGTGCCCCGAGCCACCGTTATTCAAGAGGCTAATAATGGATTTCTAAAAATACTCGAACTTACCGGAGGCGATTACAGTCGCCCTTTAGGCATTCTCTACCAACAAAATCGCATTTTCTCTCCCGCTCAAAAAAAATTTTTGGAAATCCTTAAAACCGATCCAAAAAAATTCTTCTTTCATTAA
- a CDS encoding YggS family pyridoxal phosphate-dependent enzyme produces MGSIADNITRVQGQIKEASARAGRGAEEVHLLGASKTRTPEEIYEAVEAGLLLFGENRVQEAKQKIPLCSSRAEWHFIGHLQSNKVRDAVALFSCIQSIDSVSLAETVSQEAEKQGRTMDILVEVNVSGEKSKFGMKPEELLFALEKVNVLPRLRICGLMTLAPWEEKPQEAKPYFARLREWRDRAEKELGIKLPELSMGMSHDFLEAIQEGSTLVRVGTSIFGQRKKSKP; encoded by the coding sequence ATGGGAAGTATTGCTGATAATATTACGCGAGTTCAGGGACAGATTAAAGAGGCAAGCGCGCGTGCGGGTCGGGGTGCAGAAGAGGTTCATTTATTGGGCGCTTCAAAAACCAGGACGCCAGAAGAAATTTATGAGGCGGTGGAAGCCGGGCTCTTATTATTTGGCGAGAATCGGGTGCAAGAAGCTAAACAGAAAATTCCGTTGTGTTCATCTCGTGCGGAATGGCATTTTATTGGACATTTGCAATCAAATAAAGTGCGTGATGCTGTGGCGCTTTTTTCCTGTATTCAGTCGATCGATTCGGTTTCTTTAGCAGAAACGGTTTCCCAAGAGGCAGAAAAACAAGGGCGGACAATGGATATTTTGGTGGAAGTCAACGTGTCTGGGGAGAAAAGCAAGTTTGGCATGAAACCTGAAGAATTATTATTTGCTTTGGAAAAGGTAAATGTCTTACCGCGTTTGCGAATTTGTGGTTTGATGACGTTGGCACCGTGGGAAGAGAAACCTCAAGAGGCGAAGCCTTATTTTGCGAGGTTGCGTGAATGGCGGGATCGTGCGGAGAAGGAGCTTGGTATTAAACTTCCCGAATTGTCGATGGGTATGAGTCATGATTTTTTGGAAGCTATTCAGGAAGGCAGCACACTGGTGCGCGTTGGCACGTCAATTTTTGGTCAAAGGAAAAAAAGTAAACCGTAG